TGGAAGGTCCACGAGATGAAGGCCGTGAAGCCGTCCGTCTCGTCCTGCAGATCGCGAATCCGCTGGAAGTGCTCGACCCTCGCCTCGAGGGGCTCGCCCATGCCGTACATCATGGTGGCCGAGGTGCGTAGGCCGTTGCGGTGAGCCTGCCGCATGATGTCGATCCACTCGTCGGCGGAGGTCTTGGGGTGGGCCAGAATCCGCTTGCGGGTGTCGTTCGACAGAATCTCGGCGCCGCCACCCGGGATCGACTGGAGGCCCGCCGCCTTGAGGGCGGCGATGACGTCGTAGAAGCTCATCCGCTCCTTCTTGGCGATGAACTTCACCTCCGGCGGCGAAAAAGCGTGGATATGGGCTTCCGGGTAGTGCTCGCGGATGTAGGTCAGCAGGTCGACGTAGTAGGACAGCCCGAGCTTCGGGTGCACCCCGCCCTGCATCAGGATGCCGGTACCGTGGAGGGCCAGGGTCTCTTCGATCTTGCGGCCGATCTCCTCGAAGGGCAAGAGGTAGCCCTCGGGATCGCCCGGCTTGCGGTAGAAGGCGCAAAAGCGGCACTTGTAGACGCAAACGTTGGTGTAGTTGATGTTGCGATCGATGTTGTAGGTCGCAACACCGGCATTGTTGAAGCGGTTGCGGACCTCGTCGGCAACCACTCCGACCTCGAGGAGATCGCCCTCGAGCAGCAGGGTGTGGGCGTCACCGGCACTGATTCGGCGGCCGGCGAGGACATCGTCGTAGATCTCGGAGACGGGGCGTCCAGATGGCTTCCAGTCCATAGCTCTACCAATCTATTGAATCGTGCCCTGCCGGGCAACCTCAGGTTCGGAAGGTCAAGGCCGGCTCGGCCTCCAGCAGGCCGTTGCGGTGGGCCCGGCGATAGAACTCCTCGAGGCCCTTGCGCTGCTCCTCACGGAGAAAAAAGGACAGGTTTTCGGTCAGGTAGGAGCGGACTTCGGCGGTTTCCAGGGCGAGCTCCGCCGCCGCCTCCCGTACCAGCGTATCGAGAGAGCCGAGG
The Acidobacteriota bacterium genome window above contains:
- the mqnC gene encoding cyclic dehypoxanthinyl futalosine synthase, encoding MDWKPSGRPVSEIYDDVLAGRRISAGDAHTLLLEGDLLEVGVVADEVRNRFNNAGVATYNIDRNINYTNVCVYKCRFCAFYRKPGDPEGYLLPFEEIGRKIEETLALHGTGILMQGGVHPKLGLSYYVDLLTYIREHYPEAHIHAFSPPEVKFIAKKERMSFYDVIAALKAAGLQSIPGGGAEILSNDTRKRILAHPKTSADEWIDIMRQAHRNGLRTSATMMYGMGEPLEARVEHFQRIRDLQDETDGFTAFISWTFQSDNTDLPDIPETFADEYLRTLAVSRLFMDNIAHLQTSWVTQGKKIGQAGLRFGADDMGSIMIEENVVSAAGTAYKMSQAEMEHLIRAAGYEPRQRTNLYERFVSPEDTVEAAERYQGALTPENRPSAAALPIIG